From bacterium:
CTTGACGTGGAAGTCGGCCGTCGCCGGGTACGTGAACGTTACGTCGAGGAGCTGCTCTTCCGAGTAGACGTCGAAGCGAACCTCGGTCCGCTCGTCGTAGAGGTAGCCGGAGAAGTCGATGGTTTCGGCGAAGGCGGCGGTAGTCCCTGACGTTAACGCAATAAAGGCCGCAGCCGCGGCCGCGGATACTAATCTATTCCCATCACGCATAGACATATATATTTGCCGCAGGCCGGAGTCGAACCGGCGACACCTGGATTTTCAGTCCAGTGCTCTACCAACTGAGCTACCGCGGCTTGTCAAAGCATTTTTTATCATATATAATAAGCTAAGTCAAACGAAAACGCGTGAAGCGATTCAGCCTAACGCGCCCGAAGGACGGGAGCCGCCTTGGGGCTGGTACGCGTTACCGAGTCCTTAGGCCTCACCCGGCTGTCTACGATTTCAAAACTTCGCCGAACGACGCGAACTCGGAGCGCTGACGATCGCCGAGATGAAGGCTTACGGTAGGACGAAGAAGGGTTAAAATAAAATACCGCTTCCCAGTCGAGGAAAGCGGTGAAAAGGAATCCGTTTTGAGCTTGGGGAAACGGTTTTAAATACCTTGAAAGAATTGCCGATTTAGCCTGATAAAAACGTCCGACGCGTCCCTGAGTGCGCCCGTGTCATGAAAACCAGCGAATACCGTTACCTTCCCCATGTATTCTAATTCTTTCAAAACCGAGGCGAAGTCTCCGTCGTCGCTAACCAAAACGGCGATATCGTGTAAGTTGTTCCGCGCGAACGACAGCATGTCTACCGCAAGAGTAACATCAACCTCTTTTTCCTCATATCTCGTGGTAGTTTTTTGCCCGCAAGCTGCGCATACTATTTCCGCGTTCCCCTTGCATATCGGGCATTTAACATCACGCGGTTCTAGCCTACCGAGTTTTACCTTGAAATTCGTAATAAAACTTAGTCTATTGAAGAATCTTTGTTGTTTGCTAGCGCCAGTGGGATCCGTGCTCGCATCAATAGGCGCATTGTAATAATATACCTTTCGAA
This genomic window contains:
- a CDS encoding NYN domain-containing protein produces the protein MERVFIFIDGSNFYHNLKSINRNTNINFAKFAAKITREVGQKLGRQVLLRKVYYYNAPIDASTDPTGASKQQRFFNRLSFITNFKVKLGRLEPRDVKCPICKGNAEIVCAACGQKTTTRYEEKEVDVTLAVDMLSFARNNLHDIAVLVSDDGDFASVLKELEYMGKVTVFAGFHDTGALRDASDVFIRLNRQFFQGI